A single region of the Nicotiana sylvestris chromosome 6, ASM39365v2, whole genome shotgun sequence genome encodes:
- the LOC104240457 gene encoding uncharacterized protein: protein MMNQIGGKICSWTRTKIVDPLFQILQRGAEPKQLAFSAALGITLGVFPICGVTVFLCAIAIALFGSFCNAPTVLLANFIATPIELSLVIPFLRLGEFVTGGSHFPLTSDALKKVFTGEASREVLLSILHALLGWLVAVPFILAGLYVVFLPCFTILVRKFSTGPPSPKRPLIDVKVKTRDV, encoded by the exons ATGATGAATCAGATTGGAGGGAAAATTTGTTCCTGGACACGGACGAAGATCGTTGATCCTCTTTTTCAAATCCTCCAAAG GGGAGCAGAGCCGAAGCAATTGGCATTCTCTGCGGCTCTTGGAATTACATTGGGGGTATTTCCCATTTGTG GTGTTACTGTGTTCCTATGTGCGATCGCTATTGCATTATTTGGATCCTTTTGTAACGCTCCAACTGTGTTGTTGGCTAACTTCATTGCTACTCCAATTGAGTTGAG TCTGGTGATTCCATTCCTACGTTTGGGTGAGTTTGTCACTGGTGGATCTCATTTTCCTTTGACATCTGATGCACTAAAGAAGGTCTTCACCGGTGAGGCTTCACGAGAAGTCCTGCTCAGCATTCTCCATGCT CTGTTGGGGTGGCTTGTTGCTGTACCATTCATCCTAGCTGGACTTTATGTAGTATTTTTGCCATGTTTTACGATCTTGGTTCGTAAGTTCAGTACCGGTCCTCCAAGCCCCAAGAGGCCCCTTATAGACGTCAAGGTTAAAACGAGGGATGTATGA
- the LOC104240456 gene encoding large ribosomal subunit protein eL8y: MAPKKGVAVASKKKPAQAKVVNPLFEKRPKQFGIGGALPPKKDLTRFVKWPQVVRIQRKRRILKQRLKVPPALNQFSKTLDKNLATNLFKMLLKYRPEDKAAKKERLVKRAQAEAEGKTPETKKPIIVKYGLKHITYLIEQNKAQLVVIAHDVDPIELVVWLPALCRKMEIPYCIVKGKARLGSIVHKKTASALCLTTVKNEDKMEFSRILEAIKANFNDKYEENRKKWGGGVMGSKSQARTKAKERVLAKEAAQRMN, encoded by the exons ATG GCTCCAAAGAAGGGTGTAGCAGTAGCATCAAAGAAGAAACCGGCTCAGGCGAAGGTGGTGAATCCACTGTTCGAGAAGCGGCCCAAGCAGTTCGGAATCGGTGGTGCGTTGCCACCAAAGAAGGATCTGACTAGGTTCGTGAAATGGCCTCAGGTGGTTCGTATTCAAAGGAAGAGGAGGATTCTCAAGCAGAGGTTGAAGGTCCCTCCTGCTCTCAACCAGTTCTCCAAAACCCTCGACAAAAACCTCG CAACAAACCTTTTCAAGATGCTTCTCAAGTACAGGCCCGAGGACAAAGCTGCAAAGAAGGAGCGTCTTGTGAAAAGGGCTCAAGCTGAAGCTGAAGGAAAAACTCCTGAAACAAAGAAACCCATCATCGTGAAGTATGGTCTTAAGCACATCACATACCTTATTGAGCAG AACAAAGCACAACTGGTAGTGATTGCTCATGATGTGGACCCAATTGAGTTAGTTGTCTGGCTTCCTGCGCTATGCAGAAAGATGGAAATTCCTTACTGCATTGTGAAGGGGAAAGCACGTTTAGGATCG ATTGTGCACAAGAAAACTGCTTCAGCTCTGTGTTTGACAACAGTGAAGAATGAAGATAAAATGGAGTTCAGCAGAATTTTGGAGGCAATTAAG GCTAACTTCAATGACAAGTATGAGGAGAACAGGAAGAAGTGGGGTGGTGGCGTCATGGGTTCCAAATCACAGGCCAGAACCAAAGCCAAAGAGAGGGTTCTTGCAAAGGAAGCTGCCCAGAGAATGAACTAA